TTCCAGGGGACGAAAGTCGAACGCCAGAATTCTCTCAAATGACGTGCGTCCGGCCTGTTCGGGATCAAGAAACTCCAGAGCCCGTTCCAGCAGGATGTCATCTTCTTGACGATTTTCGTCTTCCACTCCGTCATCCCTTCATGGACAGTCGCTGACCAACAGGTCGCACGGGAGCAGCGGGTTCGGGAGACAAAGGCGGAGGGGAAACAGGCTTCGAAGCCTGAATCGAGGCTTGTTTCCAGGTCTCGAGAAGGTCGGCAAGAATCTTTTGGACCGGAACAAGGCGTTCAGGCTCGTCCTTGAGGTTCGCCACAGTAATTTCTTCGATCAGAAACATATACAGGGCCAGAAGACGTGGAGCCCAGTCCAGGTGGTCCTGTCCCTCCAGAGCAACGGCCAGTTCCCCCAGGATGGCTGTCGCCCGCATGACAGCGTCACTTCTTTTGGGAATATGTTTTTCCCGGATCCCTTCCCCAAGAATCTGGACGGACCGGATCGCGCCCTCATAAAGCCTGATCAGAAGCTCGGCCGGAGTGATGGTGTGCTCGACGGCACTCTGGTAGGCATGGATCGGCATTCCCTGAGACATAAACCCCTCTCCCGGTCGAAATCAGATATTTCCCTGGGCTATTTGCTGACGAACATAATTCTGACGGACATTCAGTCCCCCCAGGACCCCCTGGAGATTTGCATATTTTTCCTCGAGCCGTTCCCGAAGATCCGCAATTTCGTCCTGTTTTCGTTCAACCTCCTTGTCCAGGGCTCTGGACTGGGAGCTGATCGCCTGTTGCTCTCCAAAAATCGGGCCGTTGGCCGGATTGGTCAATTCGACCGTAATATCATGCAGATGGGTGATCAGACCGGGATGGACGGAGGACCCGGCAAGGAGATTCGACACACCCCGATAATCGGAAGAGAGCGCTCTGTCAAACTTCTGGCTGTCATAGGACAATCGGCCGTTTCTCTGAAATGTGAGCCCGATATCGGCAAGGGTCCGGTAACGGCCGCCATCCCCTCCGGAAACGGTCAGGGCGGTTGCCAGCCGGTTTCGGATTTCCGTCGCGGTGAACGATCCCAAAAGCGGTCCGGCTCTTCCGGTCATCTTGTTGAACCCGGAGAATTTTTCAATGGAATCGATCAGATCGTTGTAGGTTTTGACAAACCGGGAAAGGTTGGCCGTGATTTTTTTCCGGTCATGCACGATCGACAGGCCGACGGGAACCTGCCCGGTCGGTCGCCTGAGATGAAGAACCGTGCCCGGAACGGCGTCCTTGACATCGTTCGAGGAGGAAACAACCGGAACGCCATCGACAGTCAGATGTGCCAGGGACGCTTTCTGAACGGTATGGAAGGACAAGCCGATTCCCTCCGTCCCCTCGACAGAAAAATTGAGACCGTTTCGGCTGGAGGACAGGGACAGGGAGTAGGGGGCACCGGGCTGTCCGGTTCGCATGACCATCGCATGAATTCCGATATGTGCGTTGTTGATCGCTTCGGCCAGATCACCGAGGGTAAAT
The sequence above is drawn from the Leptospirillum ferriphilum ML-04 genome and encodes:
- the fliS gene encoding flagellar export chaperone FliS, with amino-acid sequence MSQGMPIHAYQSAVEHTITPAELLIRLYEGAIRSVQILGEGIREKHIPKRSDAVMRATAILGELAVALEGQDHLDWAPRLLALYMFLIEEITVANLKDEPERLVPVQKILADLLETWKQASIQASKPVSPPPLSPEPAAPVRPVGQRLSMKG
- the fliD gene encoding flagellar filament capping protein FliD; the protein is MGWPPGPVTEMSLREERGVSGISGNLGSLPSGQGGGRVKISNMAALSQNLDTDALVEASVKSASLPLVQMEESQARLENRQAIWSQVEKKLESFRDASSSLHLEGNFNVFKPVLPAHSGFTVTATDNAAIGHHDIVVESLARPGVAVSSGIRDADRTSVLNIPPDGAFSHGIITFLIGDRLVGGEYKTVRIDQKTGFTLGDLAEAINNAHIGIHAMVMRTGQPGAPYSLSLSSSRNGLNFSVEGTEGIGLSFHTVQKASLAHLTVDGVPVVSSSNDVKDAVPGTVLHLRRPTGQVPVGLSIVHDRKKITANLSRFVKTYNDLIDSIEKFSGFNKMTGRAGPLLGSFTATEIRNRLATALTVSGGDGGRYRTLADIGLTFQRNGRLSYDSQKFDRALSSDYRGVSNLLAGSSVHPGLITHLHDITVELTNPANGPIFGEQQAISSQSRALDKEVERKQDEIADLRERLEEKYANLQGVLGGLNVRQNYVRQQIAQGNI